From a region of the Streptomyces tirandamycinicus genome:
- the gcl gene encoding glyoxylate carboligase: MPRMTAARAAVEILKREGVSHAFGVPGAAINPFYKALKEGGGIDHTLARHVEGASHMAEGYTRADPGNIGVCIGTSGPAGTDMITGLYSAIGDSIPILCITGQAPTNVIHKEDFQAVDIASIAKPVTKAATTVLEAAQVPGVFQQAFHLMRSGRPGPVLIDLPIDVQLTEIEFDPETYEPLQAWKPAATRAQIEKALAFLLEAERPLIVAGGGVINADASDLLVEFAEITGTPVIPTLMGWGTIPDDHELNAGMVGLQTSHRYGNATFLESDFVLGIGNRWANRHTGYKLDVYTRGRKFVHVDIEPTQIGKIFAPDYGITSDARAALELFVEVAKELKAAGRLPDRSAWAASTQERKATLQRRTHFDDIPIKPQRVYEEMNKAFGPETRYVTTIGLSQIAGAQMLHVYRPRHWINCGQAGPLGWTIPAALGAATADPDTPVVALSGDYDFQFLIEELAVGAQHRIPYVHVLVNNSYLGLIRQAQLGLDIDFQVNLEFENINSPELGVYGVDHVKVAEGLGCKAIRVTDPGELGAAFDQARKLAAEHRVPVVVEAILERVTNIAMSRTADISDVTEFEEVATEPGHAPTAIVPLRA; the protein is encoded by the coding sequence ATGCCCCGTATGACCGCCGCCCGAGCGGCTGTTGAGATCCTCAAGCGTGAAGGCGTCAGCCACGCATTCGGTGTGCCGGGCGCGGCGATCAACCCCTTCTACAAGGCCCTCAAGGAGGGCGGCGGCATCGACCACACCCTGGCCCGCCACGTGGAGGGCGCCTCGCACATGGCCGAGGGCTACACCCGCGCCGACCCGGGCAACATCGGTGTCTGCATCGGCACGTCGGGTCCTGCCGGCACCGACATGATCACCGGGCTGTACTCCGCCATCGGTGACTCGATTCCGATCCTGTGCATCACCGGACAGGCGCCGACGAACGTGATCCACAAGGAGGACTTCCAGGCCGTCGACATCGCGTCGATCGCCAAGCCGGTCACCAAGGCCGCCACGACGGTGCTGGAGGCCGCGCAGGTCCCCGGCGTCTTCCAGCAGGCGTTCCACCTGATGCGCTCGGGCCGCCCCGGCCCGGTCCTGATCGACCTGCCGATCGACGTCCAGCTCACCGAGATCGAGTTCGACCCCGAGACGTACGAGCCGCTGCAGGCATGGAAGCCCGCCGCGACCCGCGCCCAGATCGAGAAGGCGCTCGCCTTCCTGCTGGAGGCCGAGCGCCCGCTGATCGTCGCCGGCGGGGGCGTCATCAACGCCGACGCCTCCGACCTGCTGGTCGAGTTCGCCGAGATCACCGGCACCCCCGTCATCCCGACCCTGATGGGCTGGGGCACCATCCCGGACGACCACGAACTCAACGCCGGCATGGTCGGCCTCCAGACCTCCCACCGCTACGGCAACGCCACCTTCCTGGAGTCCGACTTCGTCCTCGGCATCGGCAACCGCTGGGCCAACCGCCACACCGGCTACAAGCTGGACGTCTACACCCGCGGCCGGAAGTTCGTCCACGTCGACATCGAGCCCACCCAGATCGGCAAGATCTTCGCCCCCGACTACGGCATCACCTCGGACGCCCGGGCCGCGCTGGAGCTCTTCGTCGAGGTCGCCAAGGAGCTGAAGGCGGCCGGAAGGCTGCCCGACCGCTCCGCGTGGGCCGCCTCCACGCAGGAGCGCAAGGCCACCCTGCAGCGCCGTACGCACTTCGACGACATCCCCATCAAGCCGCAGCGCGTCTACGAGGAGATGAACAAGGCCTTCGGCCCGGAGACGCGCTACGTCACCACCATCGGCCTCTCCCAGATCGCCGGTGCGCAGATGCTGCACGTCTACCGGCCGCGCCACTGGATCAACTGCGGCCAGGCGGGCCCGCTCGGCTGGACCATCCCGGCGGCGCTGGGCGCGGCCACGGCCGATCCGGACACCCCGGTGGTCGCCCTCTCCGGCGACTACGACTTCCAGTTCCTGATCGAGGAACTGGCGGTCGGCGCGCAGCACCGGATCCCGTACGTCCACGTCCTCGTCAACAACTCCTACCTGGGCCTGATCCGCCAGGCGCAGCTCGGCCTGGACATCGACTTCCAGGTCAACCTGGAGTTCGAGAACATCAACTCCCCGGAGCTGGGCGTCTACGGCGTCGACCACGTCAAGGTCGCCGAGGGCCTGGGGTGCAAGGCGATCCGCGTCACCGACCCGGGTGAACTGGGTGCGGCCTTCGACCAGGCCCGCAAGCTCGCCGCCGAGCACCGGGTGCCGGTCGTCGTCGAGGCGATCCTGGAGCGGGTCACCAACATCGCGATGAGCCGGACCGCGGACATCAGCGACGTCACCGAGTTCGAGGAGGTCGCGACCGAGCCGGGCCACGCGCCGACCGCGATCGTGCCGCTGAGGGCCTGA